A section of the Symphalangus syndactylus isolate Jambi chromosome 19, NHGRI_mSymSyn1-v2.1_pri, whole genome shotgun sequence genome encodes:
- the ANGEL2 gene encoding protein angel homolog 2 isoform X4 yields the protein MEGVIKRNWEYICSHDKEKTKILGDKNVDPKCEDSENKFDFSVMSYNILSQDLLEDNSHLYRHCRRPVLHWSFRFPNILKEIKHFDADVLCLQEVQEDHYGAEIRPSLESLGYHCEYKMRTGRKPDGCAICFKHSKFSLLSVNPVEFFRPDISLLDRDNVGLVLLLQPKIPYAASPAICVANTHLLYNPRRGDIKLTQLAMLLAEISSVAHQKDGSFCPIVMCGDFNSVPGSPLYSFIKEGKLNYEGLPIGKVSGQEQSSRGQRILSIPIWPPNLGISQNCVYEVQQVPKVEKTDSDLTQTQLKQTEVLVTAEKLSSNLQHHFSLSSVYSHYFPDTGIPEVTTCHSRSAITVDYIFYSAEKEDVAEHPGAEVALVGGLKLLARLSLLTEQDLWTVNGLPNENNSSDHLPLLAKFRLEL from the exons ATGGAAG GCGTGATAAAGCGGAATTGGGAATATATATGTAGCCATGATAAAGAAAAAACGAAGATCCTAGGAGACAAAAATGTTGATCCCAAATGTGAAGACAGTGAGAACAAGTTTGACTTTTCAGTGATGTCCTATAATATACTTTCACAAGATTTACTGGAAGATAACTCTCACCTTTATAGACATTGCCGGCGGCCAGTATTACACTGGAGTTTTAGGTTTCCCAatattctgaaagaaattaaacattttgatGCAGAC gtACTTTGTTTGCAAGAAGTTCAAGAAGATCATTATGGAGCAGAGATCAGGCCAAGTTTGGAATCACTGG GTTATCACTGTGAATATAAGATGCGGACAGGAAGGAAACCTGATGGCTGTGCTATTTGCTTCAAACATTCCAAATTTTCACTCTTGTCAGTGAACCCAGTGGAATTCTTCCGCCCTGATATTTCTCTGTTGGACAGAGACAATGTTGGATTAGTTTTACTCTTGCAGCCCAAAATTCCATATGCTGCCTCTCCTGCGATCTGCGTAGCAAATACGCATCTATTGTATAATCCAAGGCGAGGTGATATTAAGCTGACGCAATTGGCAATGCTACTGGCAGAGATTTCCAGTGTTGCCCACCAGAAAGATGGCAGCTTCTGCCCTATTGTTATGTGTGGTGACTTTAATTCTGTTCCTGGTTCTCCACTATATAGTTTCATAAAGGAAGGAAAATTGAATTATGAAGGACTTCCCATAGGAAAG GTATCTGGCCAGGAACAGTCTTCACGGGGACAAAGAATTTTATCTATTCCAATTTGGCCCCCAAACCTAGGTATCTCACAGAACTGTGTGTATGAGGTACAGCAGGTACCAAAAGTAGAAAAGACAG ACAGTGATCTGACACAAACACAGCTGAAGCAAACAGAGGTCCTAGTGACAGCTGAAAA aTTATCTTCAAATTTACAACACCATTTCAGCTTGTCATCTGTTTATTCACATTACTTTCCTGACACTGGAATTCCAGAAGTGACCACCTGTCATTCCCGAAGTGCCATAACTGTGGATTATATTTTCTACTCTGCAGAAAAGGAAGATGTTGCTGAGCACCCAG GAGCTGAAGTTGCTTTGGTTGGTGGCTTGAAACTTCTAGCTAGACTGTCACTTCTTACAGAACAAGACTTGTGGACTGTTAATGGACTTCCAAACGAAAATAACTCTTCAGATCATCTGCCTTTATTGGCAAAGTTCAGACTTGAGCTCTGA
- the ANGEL2 gene encoding protein angel homolog 2 isoform X6, with protein sequence MSYNILSQDLLEDNSHLYRHCRRPVLHWSFRFPNILKEIKHFDADVLCLQEVQEDHYGAEIRPSLESLGYHCEYKMRTGRKPDGCAICFKHSKFSLLSVNPVEFFRPDISLLDRDNVGLVLLLQPKIPYAASPAICVANTHLLYNPRRGDIKLTQLAMLLAEISSVAHQKDGSFCPIVMCGDFNSVPGSPLYSFIKEGKLNYEGLPIGKVSGQEQSSRGQRILSIPIWPPNLGISQNCVYEVQQVPKVEKTDSDLTQTQLKQTEVLVTAEKLSSNLQHHFSLSSVYSHYFPDTGIPEVTTCHSRSAITVDYIFYSAEKEDVAEHPGAEVALVGGLKLLARLSLLTEQDLWTVNGLPNENNSSDHLPLLAKFRLEL encoded by the exons ATGTCCTATAATATACTTTCACAAGATTTACTGGAAGATAACTCTCACCTTTATAGACATTGCCGGCGGCCAGTATTACACTGGAGTTTTAGGTTTCCCAatattctgaaagaaattaaacattttgatGCAGAC gtACTTTGTTTGCAAGAAGTTCAAGAAGATCATTATGGAGCAGAGATCAGGCCAAGTTTGGAATCACTGG GTTATCACTGTGAATATAAGATGCGGACAGGAAGGAAACCTGATGGCTGTGCTATTTGCTTCAAACATTCCAAATTTTCACTCTTGTCAGTGAACCCAGTGGAATTCTTCCGCCCTGATATTTCTCTGTTGGACAGAGACAATGTTGGATTAGTTTTACTCTTGCAGCCCAAAATTCCATATGCTGCCTCTCCTGCGATCTGCGTAGCAAATACGCATCTATTGTATAATCCAAGGCGAGGTGATATTAAGCTGACGCAATTGGCAATGCTACTGGCAGAGATTTCCAGTGTTGCCCACCAGAAAGATGGCAGCTTCTGCCCTATTGTTATGTGTGGTGACTTTAATTCTGTTCCTGGTTCTCCACTATATAGTTTCATAAAGGAAGGAAAATTGAATTATGAAGGACTTCCCATAGGAAAG GTATCTGGCCAGGAACAGTCTTCACGGGGACAAAGAATTTTATCTATTCCAATTTGGCCCCCAAACCTAGGTATCTCACAGAACTGTGTGTATGAGGTACAGCAGGTACCAAAAGTAGAAAAGACAG ACAGTGATCTGACACAAACACAGCTGAAGCAAACAGAGGTCCTAGTGACAGCTGAAAA aTTATCTTCAAATTTACAACACCATTTCAGCTTGTCATCTGTTTATTCACATTACTTTCCTGACACTGGAATTCCAGAAGTGACCACCTGTCATTCCCGAAGTGCCATAACTGTGGATTATATTTTCTACTCTGCAGAAAAGGAAGATGTTGCTGAGCACCCAG GAGCTGAAGTTGCTTTGGTTGGTGGCTTGAAACTTCTAGCTAGACTGTCACTTCTTACAGAACAAGACTTGTGGACTGTTAATGGACTTCCAAACGAAAATAACTCTTCAGATCATCTGCCTTTATTGGCAAAGTTCAGACTTGAGCTCTGA
- the ANGEL2 gene encoding protein angel homolog 2 isoform X3, with amino-acid sequence MEAWRCVRKGYGHCVVGRGRYPMFPHHSRSLGRDWTTPWENLQRCCWNRHISSCMRWPGHYSRAPYPYFSSRHFSLNWRPPCLFESRTQFQYCNWRPDNLSQTSLIHLSSYVMNAEGDEPSSKRRKHQGVIKRNWEYICSHDKEKTKILGDKNVDPKCEDSENKFDFSVMSYNILSQDLLEDNSHLYRHCRRPVLHWSFRFPNILKEIKHFDADVLCLQEVQEDHYGAEIRPSLESLGYHCEYKMRTGRKPDGCAICFKHSKFSLLSVNPVEFFRPDISLLDRDNVGLVLLLQPKIPYAASPAICVANTHLLYNPRRGDIKLTQLAMLLAEISSVAHQKDGSFCPIVMCGDFNSVPGSPLYSFIKEGKLNYEGLPIGKVSGQEQSSRGQRILSIPIWPPNLGISQNCVYEVQQVPKVEKTDSDLTQTQLKQTEVLVTAEKLSSNLQHHFSLSSVYSHYFPDTGIPEVTTCHSRSAITVDYIFYSAEKEDVAEHPGTEYVVNGHHSFVHKFY; translated from the exons ATGGAAGCCTGGCGCTGTGTGAGGAAGGGCTACGGCCACTGTGTGGTGGGAAGAGGCCG ataCCCCATGTTTCCCCATCACTCGAGGAGTCTGGGCAGAGACTGGACTACACCGTGGGAGAATCTGCAAAGGTGTTGCTGGAACAGACATATTTCTAGTTGTATGAGGTGGCCTGGACATTACTCTCGAGCTCCTTACCCATACTTCAGTAGTAGGCATTTTTCACTAAATTGGAGACCACCCTGTTTGTTTGAGTCTAGAACTCAGTTCCAGTACTGTAACTGGAGACCTGACAACCTGAGCCAGACATCTTTGATTCATCTCTCTAGTTACGTCATGAACGCTGAGGGAGATGAGCCTTCATCAAAACGAAGAAAACACCAAG GCGTGATAAAGCGGAATTGGGAATATATATGTAGCCATGATAAAGAAAAAACGAAGATCCTAGGAGACAAAAATGTTGATCCCAAATGTGAAGACAGTGAGAACAAGTTTGACTTTTCAGTGATGTCCTATAATATACTTTCACAAGATTTACTGGAAGATAACTCTCACCTTTATAGACATTGCCGGCGGCCAGTATTACACTGGAGTTTTAGGTTTCCCAatattctgaaagaaattaaacattttgatGCAGAC gtACTTTGTTTGCAAGAAGTTCAAGAAGATCATTATGGAGCAGAGATCAGGCCAAGTTTGGAATCACTGG GTTATCACTGTGAATATAAGATGCGGACAGGAAGGAAACCTGATGGCTGTGCTATTTGCTTCAAACATTCCAAATTTTCACTCTTGTCAGTGAACCCAGTGGAATTCTTCCGCCCTGATATTTCTCTGTTGGACAGAGACAATGTTGGATTAGTTTTACTCTTGCAGCCCAAAATTCCATATGCTGCCTCTCCTGCGATCTGCGTAGCAAATACGCATCTATTGTATAATCCAAGGCGAGGTGATATTAAGCTGACGCAATTGGCAATGCTACTGGCAGAGATTTCCAGTGTTGCCCACCAGAAAGATGGCAGCTTCTGCCCTATTGTTATGTGTGGTGACTTTAATTCTGTTCCTGGTTCTCCACTATATAGTTTCATAAAGGAAGGAAAATTGAATTATGAAGGACTTCCCATAGGAAAG GTATCTGGCCAGGAACAGTCTTCACGGGGACAAAGAATTTTATCTATTCCAATTTGGCCCCCAAACCTAGGTATCTCACAGAACTGTGTGTATGAGGTACAGCAGGTACCAAAAGTAGAAAAGACAG ACAGTGATCTGACACAAACACAGCTGAAGCAAACAGAGGTCCTAGTGACAGCTGAAAA aTTATCTTCAAATTTACAACACCATTTCAGCTTGTCATCTGTTTATTCACATTACTTTCCTGACACTGGAATTCCAGAAGTGACCACCTGTCATTCCCGAAGTGCCATAACTGTGGATTATATTTTCTACTCTGCAGAAAAGGAAGATGTTGCTGAGCACCCAG GAACTGAGTATGTTGTTAATGGTCATCATAGTTTTGTGCATAAATTTTACTGA
- the ANGEL2 gene encoding protein angel homolog 2 isoform X1: MEAWRCVRKGYGHCVVGRGRYPMFPHHSRSLGRDWTTPWENLQRCCWNRHISSCMRWPGHYSRAPYPYFSSRHFSLNWRPPCLFESRTQFQYCNWRPDNLSQTSLIHLSSYVMNAEGDEPSSKRRKHQGVIKRNWEYICSHDKEKTKILGDKNVDPKCEDSENKFDFSVMSYNILSQDLLEDNSHLYRHCRRPVLHWSFRFPNILKEIKHFDADVLCLQEVQEDHYGAEIRPSLESLGYHCEYKMRTGRKPDGCAICFKHSKFSLLSVNPVEFFRPDISLLDRDNVGLVLLLQPKIPYAASPAICVANTHLLYNPRRGDIKLTQLAMLLAEISSVAHQKDGSFCPIVMCGDFNSVPGSPLYSFIKEGKLNYEGLPIGKVSGQEQSSRGQRILSIPIWPPNLGISQNCVYEVQQVPKVEKTDSDLTQTQLKQTEVLVTAEKLSSNLQHHFSLSSVYSHYFPDTGIPEVTTCHSRSAITVDYIFYSAEKEDVAEHPGAEVALVGGLKLLARLSLLTEQDLWTVNGLPNENNSSDHLPLLAKFRLEL; encoded by the exons ATGGAAGCCTGGCGCTGTGTGAGGAAGGGCTACGGCCACTGTGTGGTGGGAAGAGGCCG ataCCCCATGTTTCCCCATCACTCGAGGAGTCTGGGCAGAGACTGGACTACACCGTGGGAGAATCTGCAAAGGTGTTGCTGGAACAGACATATTTCTAGTTGTATGAGGTGGCCTGGACATTACTCTCGAGCTCCTTACCCATACTTCAGTAGTAGGCATTTTTCACTAAATTGGAGACCACCCTGTTTGTTTGAGTCTAGAACTCAGTTCCAGTACTGTAACTGGAGACCTGACAACCTGAGCCAGACATCTTTGATTCATCTCTCTAGTTACGTCATGAACGCTGAGGGAGATGAGCCTTCATCAAAACGAAGAAAACACCAAG GCGTGATAAAGCGGAATTGGGAATATATATGTAGCCATGATAAAGAAAAAACGAAGATCCTAGGAGACAAAAATGTTGATCCCAAATGTGAAGACAGTGAGAACAAGTTTGACTTTTCAGTGATGTCCTATAATATACTTTCACAAGATTTACTGGAAGATAACTCTCACCTTTATAGACATTGCCGGCGGCCAGTATTACACTGGAGTTTTAGGTTTCCCAatattctgaaagaaattaaacattttgatGCAGAC gtACTTTGTTTGCAAGAAGTTCAAGAAGATCATTATGGAGCAGAGATCAGGCCAAGTTTGGAATCACTGG GTTATCACTGTGAATATAAGATGCGGACAGGAAGGAAACCTGATGGCTGTGCTATTTGCTTCAAACATTCCAAATTTTCACTCTTGTCAGTGAACCCAGTGGAATTCTTCCGCCCTGATATTTCTCTGTTGGACAGAGACAATGTTGGATTAGTTTTACTCTTGCAGCCCAAAATTCCATATGCTGCCTCTCCTGCGATCTGCGTAGCAAATACGCATCTATTGTATAATCCAAGGCGAGGTGATATTAAGCTGACGCAATTGGCAATGCTACTGGCAGAGATTTCCAGTGTTGCCCACCAGAAAGATGGCAGCTTCTGCCCTATTGTTATGTGTGGTGACTTTAATTCTGTTCCTGGTTCTCCACTATATAGTTTCATAAAGGAAGGAAAATTGAATTATGAAGGACTTCCCATAGGAAAG GTATCTGGCCAGGAACAGTCTTCACGGGGACAAAGAATTTTATCTATTCCAATTTGGCCCCCAAACCTAGGTATCTCACAGAACTGTGTGTATGAGGTACAGCAGGTACCAAAAGTAGAAAAGACAG ACAGTGATCTGACACAAACACAGCTGAAGCAAACAGAGGTCCTAGTGACAGCTGAAAA aTTATCTTCAAATTTACAACACCATTTCAGCTTGTCATCTGTTTATTCACATTACTTTCCTGACACTGGAATTCCAGAAGTGACCACCTGTCATTCCCGAAGTGCCATAACTGTGGATTATATTTTCTACTCTGCAGAAAAGGAAGATGTTGCTGAGCACCCAG GAGCTGAAGTTGCTTTGGTTGGTGGCTTGAAACTTCTAGCTAGACTGTCACTTCTTACAGAACAAGACTTGTGGACTGTTAATGGACTTCCAAACGAAAATAACTCTTCAGATCATCTGCCTTTATTGGCAAAGTTCAGACTTGAGCTCTGA
- the ANGEL2 gene encoding protein angel homolog 2 isoform X5, producing the protein MEAWRCVRKGYGHCVVGRGRYPMFPHHSRSLGRDWTTPWENLQRCCWNRHISSCMRWPGHYSRAPYPYFSSRHFSLNWRPPCLFESRTQFQYCNWRPDNLSQTSLIHLSSYVMNAEGDEPSSKRRKHQGVIKRNWEYICSHDKEKTKILGDKNVDPKCEDSENKFDFSVMSYNILSQDLLEDNSHLYRHCRRPVLHWSFRFPNILKEIKHFDADVLCLQEVQEDHYGAEIRPSLESLGYHCEYKMRTGRKPDGCAICFKHSKFSLLSVNPVEFFRPDISLLDRDNVGLVLLLQPKIPYAASPAICVANTHLLYNPRRGDIKLTQLAMLLAEISSVAHQKDGSFCPIVMCGDFNSVPGSPLYSFIKEGKLNYEGLPIGKTVI; encoded by the exons ATGGAAGCCTGGCGCTGTGTGAGGAAGGGCTACGGCCACTGTGTGGTGGGAAGAGGCCG ataCCCCATGTTTCCCCATCACTCGAGGAGTCTGGGCAGAGACTGGACTACACCGTGGGAGAATCTGCAAAGGTGTTGCTGGAACAGACATATTTCTAGTTGTATGAGGTGGCCTGGACATTACTCTCGAGCTCCTTACCCATACTTCAGTAGTAGGCATTTTTCACTAAATTGGAGACCACCCTGTTTGTTTGAGTCTAGAACTCAGTTCCAGTACTGTAACTGGAGACCTGACAACCTGAGCCAGACATCTTTGATTCATCTCTCTAGTTACGTCATGAACGCTGAGGGAGATGAGCCTTCATCAAAACGAAGAAAACACCAAG GCGTGATAAAGCGGAATTGGGAATATATATGTAGCCATGATAAAGAAAAAACGAAGATCCTAGGAGACAAAAATGTTGATCCCAAATGTGAAGACAGTGAGAACAAGTTTGACTTTTCAGTGATGTCCTATAATATACTTTCACAAGATTTACTGGAAGATAACTCTCACCTTTATAGACATTGCCGGCGGCCAGTATTACACTGGAGTTTTAGGTTTCCCAatattctgaaagaaattaaacattttgatGCAGAC gtACTTTGTTTGCAAGAAGTTCAAGAAGATCATTATGGAGCAGAGATCAGGCCAAGTTTGGAATCACTGG GTTATCACTGTGAATATAAGATGCGGACAGGAAGGAAACCTGATGGCTGTGCTATTTGCTTCAAACATTCCAAATTTTCACTCTTGTCAGTGAACCCAGTGGAATTCTTCCGCCCTGATATTTCTCTGTTGGACAGAGACAATGTTGGATTAGTTTTACTCTTGCAGCCCAAAATTCCATATGCTGCCTCTCCTGCGATCTGCGTAGCAAATACGCATCTATTGTATAATCCAAGGCGAGGTGATATTAAGCTGACGCAATTGGCAATGCTACTGGCAGAGATTTCCAGTGTTGCCCACCAGAAAGATGGCAGCTTCTGCCCTATTGTTATGTGTGGTGACTTTAATTCTGTTCCTGGTTCTCCACTATATAGTTTCATAAAGGAAGGAAAATTGAATTATGAAGGACTTCCCATAGGAAAG ACAGTGATCTGA
- the ANGEL2 gene encoding protein angel homolog 2 isoform X2 gives MFPHHSRSLGRDWTTPWENLQRCCWNRHISSCMRWPGHYSRAPYPYFSSRHFSLNWRPPCLFESRTQFQYCNWRPDNLSQTSLIHLSSYVMNAEGDEPSSKRRKHQGVIKRNWEYICSHDKEKTKILGDKNVDPKCEDSENKFDFSVMSYNILSQDLLEDNSHLYRHCRRPVLHWSFRFPNILKEIKHFDADVLCLQEVQEDHYGAEIRPSLESLGYHCEYKMRTGRKPDGCAICFKHSKFSLLSVNPVEFFRPDISLLDRDNVGLVLLLQPKIPYAASPAICVANTHLLYNPRRGDIKLTQLAMLLAEISSVAHQKDGSFCPIVMCGDFNSVPGSPLYSFIKEGKLNYEGLPIGKVSGQEQSSRGQRILSIPIWPPNLGISQNCVYEVQQVPKVEKTDSDLTQTQLKQTEVLVTAEKLSSNLQHHFSLSSVYSHYFPDTGIPEVTTCHSRSAITVDYIFYSAEKEDVAEHPGAEVALVGGLKLLARLSLLTEQDLWTVNGLPNENNSSDHLPLLAKFRLEL, from the exons ATGTTTCCCCATCACTCGAGGAGTCTGGGCAGAGACTGGACTACACCGTGGGAGAATCTGCAAAGGTGTTGCTGGAACAGACATATTTCTAGTTGTATGAGGTGGCCTGGACATTACTCTCGAGCTCCTTACCCATACTTCAGTAGTAGGCATTTTTCACTAAATTGGAGACCACCCTGTTTGTTTGAGTCTAGAACTCAGTTCCAGTACTGTAACTGGAGACCTGACAACCTGAGCCAGACATCTTTGATTCATCTCTCTAGTTACGTCATGAACGCTGAGGGAGATGAGCCTTCATCAAAACGAAGAAAACACCAAG GCGTGATAAAGCGGAATTGGGAATATATATGTAGCCATGATAAAGAAAAAACGAAGATCCTAGGAGACAAAAATGTTGATCCCAAATGTGAAGACAGTGAGAACAAGTTTGACTTTTCAGTGATGTCCTATAATATACTTTCACAAGATTTACTGGAAGATAACTCTCACCTTTATAGACATTGCCGGCGGCCAGTATTACACTGGAGTTTTAGGTTTCCCAatattctgaaagaaattaaacattttgatGCAGAC gtACTTTGTTTGCAAGAAGTTCAAGAAGATCATTATGGAGCAGAGATCAGGCCAAGTTTGGAATCACTGG GTTATCACTGTGAATATAAGATGCGGACAGGAAGGAAACCTGATGGCTGTGCTATTTGCTTCAAACATTCCAAATTTTCACTCTTGTCAGTGAACCCAGTGGAATTCTTCCGCCCTGATATTTCTCTGTTGGACAGAGACAATGTTGGATTAGTTTTACTCTTGCAGCCCAAAATTCCATATGCTGCCTCTCCTGCGATCTGCGTAGCAAATACGCATCTATTGTATAATCCAAGGCGAGGTGATATTAAGCTGACGCAATTGGCAATGCTACTGGCAGAGATTTCCAGTGTTGCCCACCAGAAAGATGGCAGCTTCTGCCCTATTGTTATGTGTGGTGACTTTAATTCTGTTCCTGGTTCTCCACTATATAGTTTCATAAAGGAAGGAAAATTGAATTATGAAGGACTTCCCATAGGAAAG GTATCTGGCCAGGAACAGTCTTCACGGGGACAAAGAATTTTATCTATTCCAATTTGGCCCCCAAACCTAGGTATCTCACAGAACTGTGTGTATGAGGTACAGCAGGTACCAAAAGTAGAAAAGACAG ACAGTGATCTGACACAAACACAGCTGAAGCAAACAGAGGTCCTAGTGACAGCTGAAAA aTTATCTTCAAATTTACAACACCATTTCAGCTTGTCATCTGTTTATTCACATTACTTTCCTGACACTGGAATTCCAGAAGTGACCACCTGTCATTCCCGAAGTGCCATAACTGTGGATTATATTTTCTACTCTGCAGAAAAGGAAGATGTTGCTGAGCACCCAG GAGCTGAAGTTGCTTTGGTTGGTGGCTTGAAACTTCTAGCTAGACTGTCACTTCTTACAGAACAAGACTTGTGGACTGTTAATGGACTTCCAAACGAAAATAACTCTTCAGATCATCTGCCTTTATTGGCAAAGTTCAGACTTGAGCTCTGA